In Erigeron canadensis isolate Cc75 chromosome 7, C_canadensis_v1, whole genome shotgun sequence, one DNA window encodes the following:
- the LOC122607336 gene encoding caffeoylshikimate esterase — translation MAPPPNLPPLPPPPPFFWGETPEEEFYKLHGVRNTKLYYETPNGKLFTQSWLPIDESQPIKGVVFMTHGYGSDTSWCFQKICIEYAKWGYAVFAADLLGHGRSEGLHGYLGDMDKVAAASLSYFVNVRKSDEYCKLPAFLFGESMGGMITMLMYFQSEPDTWTGLIFSAPLFVIPENMIPSKLHLTMYGLLFGYADTWAAMPDNKMVGKAIRDPEKMKIIAVNPKRYTGRPRVGTMREVVRVTNYIQNNFDKVKAPFLTLHGTSDVITCPTGSQMLYEKASSEDKSLKLYEGMYHSLIQGEPDEAANLVLADMKAWIDEKVEKYGPKVNNN, via the exons ATGGCACCACCACCTAATCTCccgccactaccaccaccaccacctttttTCTGGGGCGAAACCCCGGAAgaagaattttataaattacACGGTGTTCGCAACACTAAATTATATTACGAAACACCTAATGGAAAATTATTTACACAATCATGGTTGCCAATAGACGAAAGCCAACCTATTAAGGGAGTCGTGTTTATGACACATGGATATGGATCCGACACTAGTTGGTGCTTTCAAAAAATATGTATCGAGTACGCTAAATGGGGATACGCCGTTTTTGCTGCTGATTTACTTGGTCATGGTCGATCCGAGGGACTTCATGGGTACCTTGGAGACATGGACAAGGTTGCGGCGGCTTCATTATCGTACTTTGTTAATGTTCGAAAGAGTGATGAATATTGTAAACTTCCTGCATTTTTGTTTGGAGAGTCTATGGGTGGCATGATCACCATGCTGATGTATTTCCAATCGGAGCCTGACACGTGGACGGGTTTGATCTTTTCGGCACCACTCTTTGTGATTCCGGAAAACATGATACCATCCAAG CTACATTTGACAATGTATGGGCTACTATTTGGGTATGCGGATACATGGGCAGCAATGCCAGATAACAAGATGGTGGGAAAGGCAATTAGAGACCCCGAAAAGATGAAGATAATAGCAGTGAATCCAAAGCGGTATACCGGAAGGCCAAGGGTAGGCACAATGAGAGAAGTAGTTAGGGTAACGAATTACATACAAAACAACTTCGACAAGGTGAAAGCCCCTTTCTTAACGTTGCACGGGACCTCAGATGTGATCACATGTCCCACGGGGTCCCAAATGTTGTACGAGAAGGCATCAAGTGAGGACAAGTCTTTGAAGTTGTATGAGGGAATGTACCATTCGTTGATACAAGGTGAGCCCGATGAGGCTGCTAACCTCGTGCTGGCTGATATGAAGGCGTGGATAGATGAAAAAGTTGAGAAGTATGGACCTAAAGTTAACAATAATTAG
- the LOC122607056 gene encoding uncharacterized protein LOC122607056, with translation MPASGRPVKGGIYEKIRRFIRTLHFLIVMFASLLILWLPVLVSVGDVLVSYVLTSSFTCIRCYSFDEHLRRYDFRSSLTDVPIVSVARSLVITCVYMMYEGPLFSHGQYLGTVTLCSIFSILVLSVKACVFSVNSQHEADASSSLSNQRVFQKKSWGMNVLYLSSVVFALGHTVIAYRTSCRARRKLMFNRVGPDSVGLSQFLFSFGYAKLPRSSTPAERAHKSDNEIKRKPLRISHNHSELPVRLLADVDSLFMVWNGLTIHYKLHVPNPPSRTLSSTTLLDNPCLNSPPKTPQHLRRSFSIQIQDSSLYTPLLDGSSSSPFSEQMPVSNVDEGHNEYITSKWAQKVSDVNGQFGVVLVHGFGGGVFSWRHVMAVLSRQVNCIVASFDRPGWGLTSRPSREDWEANKLPNPYRLDTQVDMLISFCKEMGLSSVVLVGHDDGGLLALKAAQRVRSSSNSVNVNIKGVVLLTVSLSREVVPGLVRILMRTSLGKKHLVHSLLRTEICQVVNRRAWHDATKLTTDVLSLYKAPLYVEGWDEALYEIGKLWSDTCLSEQNASLLVKSVEDTPVMVIAGAEDAFVPLKSVQAMASKFINSTLVAISSCGHLPHEECPKVLLAAILPFIRKLSSKDDHK, from the exons ATGCCGGCCAGCGGAAGGCCTGTAAAAGGAGGAATATATGAAAAGATACGTAGATTTATACGAACATTACattttttaattgtaatgttCGCTTCGTTATTGATATTATGGCTACCGGTTTTGGTTTCGGTTGGTGATGTATTGGTTTCTTATGTTTTGACTTCAAGTTTTACGTGTATTAGATGTTATAGTTTTGATGAGCATTTACGTAGATACGATTTTAGAAGCTCGTTGACGGATGTGCCTATCGTTTCGGTGGCCAGGTCTCTCGTGAttacat GTGTATATATGATGTATGAGGGGCCTTTGTTCTCACATGGGCAATATCTTGGAACAGTGACATTGTGCTCCATTTTTTCAATTCTTGTTTTATCGGTTAAAGCATGTGTTTTTAGTGTAAATTCTCAACATGAGGCTGATGCTTCATCTTCTCTTTCGAATCAACGGGTTTTTCAGAAGAAATCATGGGGGATGAATGTATTGTATCTGTCATCTGTGGTTTTTGCTCTTGGGCATACTGTTATTGCTTACCGAACAAGTTGTAGAGCACGGAGGAAGCTTATGTTTAATCGAGTTGGTCCCGATTCG GTTGGTTTGAgccaatttttattttcattcgGCTATGCTAAGCTCCCACGATCTTCAACTCCTGCTGAAAGGGCACATAAAAGTGATAATGAAATTAAACGAAAGCCTCTTCGGATAAGTCATAATCACAGTGAACTTCCTGTCAGACTACTAGCTGATGTTGATAGTTTATTTATGGTATGGAATGGTCTCACAATTCACTACAAACTTCACGTACCCAATCCGCCTTCACGTACACTATCTTCTACAACTCTACTCGATAATCCTTGTTTAAACTCTCCTCCAAAAACCCCACAACATCTTCGTAGGAGTTTTAGTATTCAAATTCAAGATTCATCTCTTTACACTCCATTATTGGATGGAAGTAGTTCCTCTCCGTTTTCTGAACAAATGCCGGTTAGTAATGTTGATGAAGGTCATAATGAGTACATTACTAGTAAATGGGCCCAAAAAGTTTCGGATGTTAATGGGCAATTTGGGGTTGTTTTAGTACACGGTTTTGGAGGTGGGGTGTTCTCGTGGAGACATGTAATGGCAGTGCTGTCTCGACAAGTTAATTGTATTGTAGCATCTTTTGATCGACCTGGTTGGGGATTGACTTCTAGGCCAAGCCGAGAGGATTGGGAGGCAAATAAACTGCCTAATCCTTACAGACTTGATACACAG GTAGACATGCTCATTTCTTTCTGTAAAGAGATGGGACTCTCTTCTGTAGTACTTGTTGGTCATGACGATGGAGGCCTGCTTGCGTTAAAGGCTGCACAAAGAGTCCGCTCATCATCAAACTCGGTTAAT GTTAATATTAAGGGGGTAGTATTGCTCACAGTAAGCTTGTCAAGAGAAGTGGTGCCCGGGTTGGTTAGAATACTCATGCGTACTTCTTTAGGGAAGAAGCACTTGGTTCATTCTCTACTCCGAACGGAAATTTGTCAAGTTGTTAACCGAAGAGCATGGCATGATGCTACCAAGCTAACAACGGATGTGTTAAGCCTCTACAAG GCCCCACTATATGTAGAAGGCTGGGATGAAGCATTGTATGAGATTGGGAAACTATGGTCTGATACGTGTCTCTCTGAACAAAATGCATCCTTATTGGTGAAGTCAGTGGAAGATACTCCGGTTATGGTCATTGCAGGAGCCGAAGATGCCTTTGTTCCTCTAAAATCTGTTCAAGCCATGGCATCTAAATTTATAAATTCT ACACTAGTTGCAATATCTAGTTGTGGCCATCTGCCTCATGAAGAGTGCCCCAAGGTGTTGCTAGCAGCAATCTTACCTTTCATACGTAAACTGTCAAGTAAGGATGATCataaatag